One stretch of Chthoniobacterales bacterium DNA includes these proteins:
- a CDS encoding YicC/YloC family endoribonuclease — protein MRSMTGYGRGEADHNGTKFSVELNSVNRKQSDIVLNLPRDLAGLEPHIRQTINERISRGRMNVVVELHQSANGGRGLALDTALARSYHDAMLTLQKELSAPGEITIGTILQAPGVMRSPEQTIDADKAWPVVQRALGAALTELIKMREREGKHLAKDLIHRLKVLRKEIKEIRGVYPEVVKKYRSALIERIGKAGLDLPLEDERLLKEVTFFADRSDISEELTRLESHLAQFAHHLRKNEPVGRTLEFITQEIFRELNTLGAKSNDASISQHVVACKSELEKIREQIQNLE, from the coding sequence ATGAGAAGCATGACTGGTTACGGCCGCGGCGAGGCCGATCACAACGGGACGAAATTCAGCGTCGAACTCAACTCCGTTAATCGGAAGCAGAGCGATATTGTCCTGAATCTGCCGCGCGATCTGGCCGGACTCGAACCGCACATTCGGCAGACCATCAATGAAAGGATTTCGCGAGGCCGAATGAACGTCGTCGTTGAATTGCACCAGAGCGCCAACGGGGGCCGAGGACTCGCGCTCGATACCGCCCTCGCTCGTTCCTACCACGACGCGATGCTAACCTTGCAAAAGGAGTTGAGCGCGCCCGGCGAAATCACGATCGGGACCATTCTTCAGGCCCCAGGCGTGATGCGTTCTCCGGAACAAACCATTGATGCTGATAAAGCCTGGCCAGTGGTCCAGCGAGCTTTGGGAGCGGCGCTCACCGAACTGATCAAAATGCGGGAACGCGAGGGCAAGCATCTCGCCAAGGACTTGATCCATCGGCTCAAGGTGCTGCGCAAAGAGATCAAGGAGATCCGCGGAGTGTATCCGGAAGTCGTGAAGAAATATCGCAGCGCCCTGATCGAGCGAATCGGAAAGGCTGGCCTCGATCTTCCGCTCGAAGACGAACGCTTGCTCAAGGAAGTTACTTTTTTCGCGGACCGCTCGGACATCTCGGAGGAATTGACCCGCCTGGAGAGTCATCTCGCGCAATTCGCGCATCATCTCCGCAAGAACGAGCCGGTCGGCCGCACGCTCGAATTCATTACCCAGGAAATTTTTCGGGAGCTGAATACGCTCGGCGCGAAATCGAATGACGCTTCGATTTCCCAACATGTCGTTGCCTGCAAATCGGAGTTGGAGAAAATCCGGGAGCAAATCCAAAACCTTGAGTAA
- the trpB gene encoding tryptophan synthase subunit beta: MNPVQQLPDAHGHFGPYGGMFVPETLMSALNDLTAEYQRARIDPAFKGELDELLRNFAGRPTPLYLAERLTQDLGGAKIYLKREDLLHTGAHKINNALGQILLARRMGKSRIIAETGAGQHGVATATVAAHFGCECVIYMGSVDMERQALNVARMRFLGAEVVPVTAGQATLKEAINEAMRDWVTNVRTTHYILGSALGSHPYPMMVRDFQRVIGIETRRQILEREGRLPDVLIACVGGGSNAIGLFHPFLEDESVRMIGVEAGGEGIRPGKHAARFQGGRLGILQGTKTFLLANADGQIELTHSVSAGLDYAAVGPEHSYLRDAGRIEYDYATDEEALAAFRTLAETEGIIPALETAHALAHLIKIAPSLSSDKLVIVNCSGRGDKDVSQAATHFGF; the protein is encoded by the coding sequence TTGAATCCCGTTCAACAGCTTCCCGACGCCCACGGTCACTTCGGTCCCTACGGCGGCATGTTCGTGCCCGAGACCCTGATGTCTGCCTTGAACGATCTGACGGCGGAATATCAGCGCGCCAGGATCGATCCCGCGTTCAAGGGCGAACTCGACGAATTGCTTCGCAATTTCGCGGGACGCCCGACGCCGCTTTATTTAGCGGAACGCCTCACTCAGGATCTCGGCGGCGCGAAGATTTATTTGAAGCGCGAAGACCTGCTGCATACCGGCGCGCACAAGATCAACAATGCCCTTGGCCAGATCCTTCTTGCGCGCCGAATGGGCAAGTCTCGTATCATTGCCGAGACGGGCGCCGGCCAGCATGGCGTGGCGACTGCCACCGTCGCCGCTCACTTCGGCTGCGAATGCGTCATCTACATGGGAAGCGTGGACATGGAACGCCAGGCCCTGAACGTCGCCCGAATGCGCTTTCTAGGCGCAGAGGTGGTGCCCGTCACTGCCGGCCAGGCCACGCTCAAGGAGGCGATCAACGAAGCGATGCGCGATTGGGTCACCAACGTGCGAACGACCCACTACATCCTTGGTTCGGCGCTCGGCTCGCATCCTTACCCCATGATGGTCCGCGATTTTCAGCGCGTAATCGGAATCGAAACGCGCCGCCAAATTCTGGAACGCGAAGGCCGCCTGCCGGACGTTCTCATCGCGTGCGTGGGCGGCGGCAGCAATGCGATCGGGCTTTTCCATCCGTTTCTGGAAGATGAATCCGTCCGCATGATCGGCGTAGAAGCCGGCGGTGAAGGCATTCGTCCAGGCAAACATGCCGCGCGTTTTCAGGGCGGCAGGCTGGGCATTCTTCAAGGCACGAAGACGTTTCTCCTTGCCAACGCTGACGGCCAGATCGAGCTCACTCATTCTGTGTCCGCCGGGCTCGACTACGCCGCGGTTGGCCCGGAGCACAGCTATCTGCGCGACGCCGGCCGCATCGAATATGATTATGCCACGGACGAGGAAGCGCTGGCCGCGTTTCGCACTCTCGCCGAGACCGAGGGTATCATCCCGGCTCTTGAAACCGCGCATGCCCTGGCGCATCTGATTAAGATCGCGCCTTCCCTTTCGTCAGATAAACTCGTTATCGTGAATTGCTCCGGCCGTGGAGACAAGGATGTGTCCCAGGCCGCGACCCACTTCGGATTCTAA
- a CDS encoding A/G-specific adenine glycosylase yields the protein MKPVSRIAFRRSLLSWYRKNGRDLPWRRTTDPYAILVSEFMLQQTQVATVLPYYDAWMRRFPSVATLAAASESDVLHAWQGLGYYSRARNLRAAAIAINREHGGRFPKSPDLIGDLPGVGRYTAYAVATFAFNETVPIVEANIARVLSRLFDLQIPIDTSAGREQLWSAAARLLPGENAGEHNSALMELGALVCGAKPKCEHCPVKRYCRTTDPASLPRKKPRRALEFRTETHDFVLRRGRVLLERSTDRWHGMWILPRSKMPRRAEPPLHRSEFPFTHHRITLEVYRGREAKRTRTRRWFSERDLHSIAVPSPHRRALNQILARPSLGLS from the coding sequence GTGAAGCCTGTCTCGCGCATCGCGTTTCGCCGCTCCCTTCTTTCCTGGTATCGCAAAAACGGCCGCGATCTCCCATGGCGCCGCACCACGGATCCGTACGCGATTCTGGTTTCCGAGTTCATGCTCCAGCAAACCCAGGTCGCGACTGTTCTGCCCTACTATGACGCGTGGATGCGCCGCTTTCCGAGTGTCGCCACTCTTGCCGCCGCCTCGGAATCAGACGTTCTCCACGCCTGGCAGGGTCTTGGTTATTATTCGCGCGCCCGAAATCTGCGAGCCGCGGCTATCGCCATCAACCGAGAACACGGCGGTCGCTTCCCGAAATCGCCGGATTTGATCGGCGATCTGCCCGGCGTTGGCCGCTACACGGCATACGCGGTAGCGACATTCGCTTTCAACGAAACGGTCCCGATCGTCGAAGCAAACATCGCGCGTGTTCTCTCCCGCCTCTTCGACCTGCAAATACCGATCGATACCAGCGCCGGACGAGAACAGCTTTGGTCCGCGGCTGCCCGGCTTCTCCCGGGAGAAAACGCCGGCGAACACAATTCCGCCCTGATGGAATTGGGCGCGCTCGTCTGTGGGGCGAAGCCCAAATGTGAACACTGTCCCGTGAAGCGTTATTGTCGGACGACGGATCCAGCGTCACTGCCGCGAAAGAAACCGCGACGCGCGCTTGAATTTCGCACGGAGACTCACGATTTCGTCCTGCGGCGCGGGCGCGTCCTGCTCGAACGATCGACGGATCGCTGGCACGGCATGTGGATCCTGCCGCGATCAAAAATGCCCCGCCGCGCGGAGCCACCGTTGCATCGCTCCGAATTTCCCTTCACCCATCATCGAATCACCCTGGAGGTTTACCGCGGCCGGGAAGCAAAACGGACGCGGACGCGCCGCTGGTTTTCTGAGCGCGACCTTCATTCCATTGCGGTTCCGTCGCCCCATCGGCGTGCCCTCAACCAGATTCTCGCCAGGCCATCGTTAGGCCTCTCCTAA
- the rnhC gene encoding ribonuclease HIII, which produces MNSYTHPLTTDQAAKLRALLKELGFEFGQRPYTLFFAQKNKLSVAVYEKGPKILLQGKGIDEFVQFELEPKILEEAKLGYEEVHSPEMFEPHFGVDESGKGDFFGPLVIAGVYVDRDIARRFLEAGIQDSKRIGSDARIRELAKIIRTTPGAVGDTVAIGPERYNDLYEKFGNLNSLLGWGHARVIENLLAKKPDCPRALSDKFADARVIENALLKHGQAIRLEQRTKAESDLAVAAASILAREAFIDWLERRGKTMGVKLGRGVSAAVKDAAKKLVEAEGPGVLRKVAKVHFRTAREIAPANFAAPAPRQAWRK; this is translated from the coding sequence ATGAACTCTTACACTCACCCGCTTACCACCGACCAGGCTGCGAAGCTTCGCGCCTTGCTCAAGGAGCTGGGCTTCGAATTCGGACAGCGCCCCTACACGCTTTTCTTCGCCCAAAAGAACAAACTCAGCGTCGCCGTTTACGAGAAGGGGCCCAAGATTTTGCTCCAGGGGAAGGGGATCGACGAGTTCGTCCAGTTCGAGCTGGAGCCGAAGATTTTGGAGGAGGCGAAGCTCGGCTACGAAGAGGTGCACTCGCCCGAAATGTTCGAACCGCATTTCGGGGTCGACGAAAGCGGAAAGGGCGATTTTTTTGGCCCGCTCGTGATCGCGGGAGTTTATGTCGATCGCGATATCGCCCGACGGTTTCTCGAGGCCGGAATTCAAGACAGCAAACGGATTGGATCCGATGCGCGAATCCGGGAGCTGGCCAAGATTATTCGCACCACCCCCGGCGCAGTGGGCGACACCGTCGCGATCGGGCCGGAACGCTACAACGATCTCTACGAAAAGTTTGGCAACCTCAACAGCCTGCTGGGCTGGGGCCATGCGCGGGTGATAGAAAACCTTCTCGCCAAAAAGCCGGATTGTCCGCGGGCATTGTCCGACAAATTTGCCGACGCGCGAGTGATCGAAAATGCCCTGCTAAAGCACGGCCAGGCGATTCGGCTGGAGCAACGAACGAAAGCGGAATCCGACCTGGCTGTCGCGGCCGCTTCCATCCTGGCCCGGGAAGCGTTTATCGACTGGCTGGAGCGCCGTGGAAAGACCATGGGCGTGAAACTCGGACGGGGCGTCTCGGCGGCGGTAAAGGACGCGGCAAAAAAACTGGTGGAAGCCGAAGGGCCTGGTGTCCTGCGGAAAGTGGCGAAGGTCCATTTTCGAACTGCGCGTGAGATCGCTCCGGCCAATTTTGCGGCCCCGGCGCCCCGGCAGGCCTGGCGAAAGTAG
- a CDS encoding DUF4388 domain-containing protein translates to MNADPVFQDRALGIFDEIDDIETRVVRTLAEAVSVLLAENFDGFVVEGEAPIAMEQATNARQHFPSLRIVCLAPKTGEADFTKTAQQQKITRIVSNCSDRSLRRQLHTFVRSLGQGGTPAEGIDPCHSLIGNLNQFSAAEILQMSCLGQRSGRFTFKSGRGNSEIYLAHGSVRHAVFGSLEGESAVAEIFRWRQGRFYFEEGIISQVQTVDRPWAHLLIDNLQKLDETLELSATGPV, encoded by the coding sequence TTGAATGCCGATCCCGTCTTCCAAGACCGGGCGCTGGGCATTTTTGACGAAATCGACGATATCGAGACGCGTGTGGTCCGGACGCTCGCGGAGGCGGTCAGCGTGCTCTTGGCCGAGAATTTTGATGGATTCGTGGTCGAGGGAGAGGCCCCGATCGCGATGGAACAGGCCACGAACGCCCGCCAGCATTTCCCATCCTTGAGAATCGTGTGTCTCGCTCCGAAAACCGGGGAGGCTGATTTCACAAAAACTGCCCAGCAGCAAAAAATTACAAGAATCGTTAGCAATTGCAGCGACCGAAGCCTGCGCCGGCAATTGCACACTTTTGTCCGATCGCTGGGCCAGGGTGGAACGCCCGCCGAAGGCATCGATCCTTGCCACTCGCTCATCGGCAACCTCAACCAATTTTCAGCAGCCGAAATTCTGCAGATGAGCTGCCTCGGCCAACGCAGTGGCCGGTTTACCTTTAAATCAGGCCGCGGCAACAGCGAGATTTATCTGGCGCACGGGTCAGTCCGGCACGCGGTGTTTGGCTCGCTCGAAGGCGAGTCGGCGGTGGCTGAGATTTTCCGCTGGCGGCAGGGTCGCTTCTATTTTGAAGAAGGAATCATCAGTCAGGTGCAGACCGTGGATCGTCCGTGGGCGCACCTGCTTATCGACAATTTGCAGAAGCTCGACGAGACCCTGGAACTTTCAGCAACAGGGCCCGTATGA
- a CDS encoding HU family DNA-binding protein: protein MPKLTKRDIVVAISNQTGMVQHDVFEVVQRTLDHITNSLANNVAVELRNFGVFQPRLTKPRVGRNPNEPGSSFVIPPRATVKFKAGKIMRQRVEKLSRELKEASDKKEMAESSGAGATQ from the coding sequence ATGCCAAAGCTAACCAAAAGAGATATCGTTGTCGCCATCAGCAATCAGACCGGGATGGTGCAGCACGACGTTTTCGAAGTCGTGCAGCGGACGCTCGATCATATTACCAACAGCCTGGCAAATAATGTAGCCGTTGAACTGCGTAACTTTGGAGTGTTTCAACCCCGCCTCACCAAACCTCGCGTGGGCCGCAACCCAAACGAACCAGGCAGCAGCTTTGTAATACCGCCCCGCGCCACGGTAAAATTCAAGGCCGGCAAGATTATGCGCCAGCGAGTGGAAAAGCTCTCCCGCGAATTGAAGGAGGCCTCCGACAAAAAGGAGATGGCCGAGAGCAGTGGTGCGGGCGCGACTCAATAG
- a CDS encoding ATP-binding protein codes for MSWIQSIPFFGRLKRRDRDRLQRYNIVIAILLAGWFPSILMLFFSYTILSDTLESKILHDRQTFVQLIAHLVGDDLSHTGSVIEYYQTQPDVAKMLAAPNPSSPAQQWLTQVFYSHPRIDGMFLAGTEGQLIASLPAIPTPAAQDFSPALWREGAMGSADVYVSPIHPRLPDGRMTTAIVGAVRAQDGTVVGYLGVWVLVERMGRRLSSIDFADRAVCHVIDQSGHPLFANNFVPNTQPATPQLSSIIEEIRPLKTGSIERNGHLYSFTTLETTGWLTIVEQPKAVAYKPVQDLLNKITIPALWLIVLTAVGAWFAGKVARRQAEAARRIEREVIFNEKILANMPSGIALVDPDSHHFLQANQAFSEMAKRFGELPAAKDIYDASYDEVKIAPAEAIERVLAFGAPYQLVEQPFVDREGMTRFVNVNLLRLQGSEQTIQGVLYLVEDKTRDVTLRQELIGANASKDQFLALLSHELRNPLSPVIAMVGELEASAPDSAEVRHALEVIRRNVELEARLIDDLLDVTRISKGKLQLSLETASVHEILQRSYEICREEIAAKDLKIEFRLRAERAFVEGDPARLQQVFWNLIKNSVKFTPEKGRIVIETLNPSPDKVEIRTMDTGIGIEAEQIERIFNAFEQGQSSITRRFGGLGLGLAISKAMVGAHGGTIKAESRGKNRGATFTVTLATVAAPATLPTVAETGGPKAVEEKRTKAGQHGPRVLVVDDHVDTCTGMKMMLERRGYRVTVAHTADQAVAKANRQEFDLVISDIGLPDRSGYELMQELTTAKGLRGIALSGFGMENDVSRARAAGFSEHLTKPINFDRLEEAIQNLLLEAEPAIRS; via the coding sequence ATGTCCTGGATTCAATCCATCCCATTTTTCGGCCGTCTAAAACGACGGGACCGGGATCGGCTCCAGCGTTACAACATCGTTATCGCCATCCTCCTGGCCGGATGGTTCCCCTCAATTCTGATGTTGTTCTTCTCCTACACGATTTTGAGCGACACCCTGGAGTCCAAGATCCTTCACGACCGCCAAACCTTCGTGCAATTGATCGCCCACCTGGTGGGTGATGATCTGAGCCATACGGGCAGCGTCATCGAGTACTACCAGACCCAGCCGGACGTCGCCAAAATGCTGGCGGCACCTAATCCATCCAGCCCAGCTCAACAATGGTTAACCCAGGTTTTTTATTCGCATCCCCGAATCGACGGGATGTTTTTGGCCGGGACAGAGGGCCAGCTGATCGCTTCGCTGCCCGCGATCCCCACGCCGGCCGCGCAGGATTTTTCGCCAGCCCTTTGGCGAGAAGGCGCCATGGGTTCGGCCGACGTTTACGTATCGCCCATTCATCCGCGCTTGCCGGATGGTCGCATGACGACGGCTATCGTGGGGGCGGTTCGCGCCCAGGACGGCACCGTCGTCGGATATCTGGGCGTTTGGGTCCTTGTGGAACGAATGGGGAGGCGCCTCTCCTCGATCGATTTCGCCGACCGGGCGGTTTGCCACGTGATCGACCAAAGCGGCCACCCTCTTTTCGCGAATAATTTCGTTCCGAATACCCAGCCGGCGACGCCTCAGCTCTCCAGCATCATCGAGGAAATCCGCCCCCTGAAGACAGGTTCGATCGAACGGAATGGCCACCTTTATTCTTTCACCACGCTCGAGACCACCGGGTGGCTGACCATCGTCGAGCAACCGAAAGCGGTGGCTTACAAACCGGTCCAGGACTTGTTGAACAAGATCACGATTCCCGCTCTCTGGCTGATTGTGTTGACGGCGGTGGGCGCATGGTTCGCAGGAAAAGTCGCACGGCGCCAGGCTGAAGCCGCCCGCCGGATCGAGCGCGAGGTTATTTTCAACGAGAAAATCCTGGCCAACATGCCGAGCGGAATTGCGCTCGTCGATCCGGACTCGCACCATTTCCTCCAGGCGAATCAGGCTTTCAGCGAAATGGCCAAACGGTTTGGCGAATTGCCGGCCGCTAAAGACATTTACGACGCCAGCTACGATGAAGTGAAGATCGCCCCCGCCGAAGCGATCGAGCGTGTCCTGGCTTTCGGCGCGCCTTATCAATTGGTCGAACAACCGTTCGTCGACCGCGAAGGAATGACCCGCTTTGTAAACGTGAATCTTCTGCGTCTGCAAGGTTCGGAGCAAACCATCCAGGGCGTGCTCTACCTGGTTGAAGACAAGACGCGCGATGTGACCCTGCGCCAGGAGCTCATTGGGGCCAATGCGTCGAAAGATCAGTTTCTCGCCCTGCTCTCTCACGAATTGCGCAATCCCCTTTCGCCGGTCATTGCCATGGTCGGCGAATTGGAGGCGAGCGCTCCGGATTCGGCAGAAGTGAGACATGCCCTCGAAGTGATCCGCCGCAACGTCGAACTGGAGGCGCGCCTCATCGACGATCTTCTGGACGTGACCCGAATCTCGAAAGGCAAGCTCCAGCTCAGCCTGGAGACCGCCAGCGTGCACGAGATTTTGCAACGCTCCTATGAGATTTGCCGGGAGGAAATCGCGGCCAAAGATCTGAAGATCGAATTTCGGCTTCGGGCCGAGCGCGCTTTTGTGGAAGGAGATCCGGCACGCTTGCAGCAGGTCTTTTGGAACTTGATCAAAAACAGCGTGAAATTTACTCCGGAGAAGGGCCGGATCGTGATCGAAACCCTGAACCCTTCTCCCGATAAGGTGGAAATCAGGACGATGGACACCGGCATTGGGATCGAGGCAGAGCAGATAGAGCGAATCTTCAATGCTTTCGAACAAGGCCAAAGCTCCATCACGCGGAGGTTTGGCGGTCTCGGGCTCGGCCTCGCCATCTCAAAAGCGATGGTCGGGGCACATGGTGGAACGATCAAAGCCGAAAGCCGCGGAAAGAATCGCGGCGCCACCTTTACCGTGACTCTGGCGACGGTCGCGGCGCCGGCGACCCTGCCGACGGTGGCGGAAACGGGCGGGCCGAAAGCCGTGGAAGAAAAAAGGACCAAAGCCGGTCAGCACGGACCCCGGGTTTTGGTTGTGGACGATCATGTCGACACCTGTACCGGAATGAAAATGATGCTCGAACGGCGGGGGTATCGCGTCACGGTCGCGCACACGGCCGATCAAGCCGTGGCGAAAGCCAATCGCCAGGAGTTCGATCTTGTCATCAGCGATATCGGTCTTCCCGATCGCTCTGGCTACGAGCTGATGCAGGAATTGACTACCGCGAAAGGCCTGCGGGGCATCGCCCTCAGCGGCTTTGGAATGGAAAACGACGTGAGCAGGGCGCGCGCGGCGGGTTTCTCAGAGCACCTCACCAAGCCAATCAATTTTGACCGACTGGAGGAGGCGATCCAGAACCTGCTGCTCGAGGCGGAACCTGCGATTCGCTCGTAG
- a CDS encoding cellulose synthase family protein, translating to MQGSVASIIWTICYMSVLIGLSAYGVHRYVIIYLFLKHRKQAAVPARQFEQLPKVTMQLPIFNEVYVVERLLRSVSEIDYPKDLLQIQVLDDSTDDTRQLTSSCVAELQSRGFNVELIHRTDRSGFKAGALETGLASAQSEFVCILDADFVPQPDLLRRTIHFFTDPKIGMIQTRWGHLNRGYSLLTRVQAMFLDGHLLLEQTARSRSGRFFNFNGTAGLWRRSCIDEAGGWQHDTLTEDLDLSYRAQLAGWKFIFLPDVITPAELPVDMNGFKSQQHRWTKGSVQTCKKLLPTIWRSRLPLTIKIEATAHLTSNFAYLLLACLCVLLHPSSGGPQPGLLRTVLLDFPIFLTASVSVAVFYICAQRELHPRTWMKEILLLPALLALGVGLSLNNARAVLEAVFNHKSEFARTPKYGIERKAQPWRTCKYMPLKSLLPIAEMAFALYFSYFVWFAIQHRQFVSLPFLIMFQAGFLYVSLSSLGQWFPRVSLGGERTAATIPA from the coding sequence ATGCAAGGAAGCGTTGCCTCGATCATCTGGACGATCTGCTACATGAGTGTGCTGATCGGCCTCTCCGCTTACGGGGTTCACCGGTATGTAATCATTTATCTCTTCCTGAAGCATCGGAAACAGGCGGCGGTCCCGGCGCGGCAATTCGAGCAGCTGCCCAAGGTGACGATGCAGTTGCCGATCTTCAATGAAGTGTATGTCGTCGAACGCCTTTTGCGTTCGGTCAGTGAAATAGATTATCCCAAAGATCTCCTGCAAATCCAGGTTCTTGATGATTCGACCGACGATACCCGGCAGCTGACCTCCTCGTGCGTGGCCGAATTGCAGAGCCGGGGCTTCAATGTTGAGCTCATTCACCGGACCGATCGCTCCGGGTTCAAAGCCGGGGCCCTCGAGACCGGATTGGCCTCCGCGCAAAGTGAATTCGTTTGCATCCTGGATGCTGATTTCGTTCCGCAACCGGATCTTCTGCGGAGGACGATCCATTTCTTCACCGATCCGAAAATCGGCATGATCCAAACTCGCTGGGGCCATTTGAATCGCGGCTATTCTCTGCTTACCCGCGTGCAGGCCATGTTCCTTGATGGTCATCTTCTCCTCGAGCAAACGGCGCGCAGCCGAAGCGGTCGTTTCTTCAACTTTAATGGGACCGCTGGATTATGGCGCCGCTCCTGCATCGATGAGGCAGGAGGATGGCAACACGACACCTTGACCGAGGATCTCGATCTGAGTTATCGCGCCCAGCTGGCCGGCTGGAAGTTCATCTTCCTGCCGGACGTTATCACGCCGGCCGAATTACCGGTGGACATGAACGGGTTCAAATCACAGCAACATCGTTGGACGAAAGGTTCGGTTCAGACCTGCAAGAAATTGCTTCCAACTATCTGGCGCAGCCGTCTCCCTCTCACGATCAAGATCGAGGCCACTGCCCACCTGACTTCAAATTTCGCCTATCTTCTGCTCGCGTGTTTGTGCGTGCTGCTCCATCCGTCGAGCGGTGGGCCGCAGCCAGGCCTCCTCCGGACTGTGCTCCTCGATTTCCCCATCTTCCTGACGGCGTCGGTTTCTGTGGCCGTCTTTTACATTTGCGCCCAGCGAGAGCTGCACCCGCGCACCTGGATGAAGGAAATTCTGTTGCTCCCGGCTCTGCTTGCGCTCGGTGTCGGCCTTTCTCTTAATAATGCGCGGGCGGTCCTCGAGGCCGTCTTCAATCACAAGTCGGAATTTGCCCGGACGCCGAAGTATGGGATCGAGCGCAAGGCCCAGCCCTGGCGCACCTGCAAATACATGCCGCTCAAATCTCTCCTTCCTATCGCGGAGATGGCCTTCGCCCTCTATTTTTCCTACTTCGTCTGGTTCGCCATTCAGCATCGGCAGTTTGTCTCCCTCCCATTCCTGATCATGTTCCAAGCAGGGTTTCTTTACGTCTCTCTCTCATCGCTAGGTCAGTGGTTTCCGAGGGTCAGTCTCGGCGGCGAGCGGACCGCAGCCACGATTCCTGCGTGA
- a CDS encoding L,D-transpeptidase family protein: MVRLFSLLLALLSFAATLRADGPSRVIISVKDQKLMVVGNGAKLATYPVSTSKFGVGDNWGRMTTPLGFLQVAEKIGDHAPVGAVFRNRRFTGEIIKPNAPGRDPVITRIIWLRGLEAANAHAYSRCIYIHGTPEEKTIGRPASYGCIRMKSRDVTALYSQLPIGALVEIVPDRLPDVPKAPKGAVFALEQPKAEPKPTGEAETPVVKSETPVVKPEVPVVKTAAPARKADAPAPAKKPAQTVRKNAKPEEPHFGRSA; this comes from the coding sequence ATGGTTCGCCTGTTTTCGCTTCTGCTGGCGTTACTTTCGTTTGCGGCAACCCTGCGCGCCGATGGGCCCAGCCGCGTTATTATCAGTGTAAAGGACCAGAAACTGATGGTGGTCGGAAATGGCGCCAAGCTCGCGACTTATCCCGTATCCACGTCAAAATTCGGTGTCGGTGACAACTGGGGGCGAATGACAACTCCGCTTGGTTTTCTTCAGGTTGCCGAAAAAATTGGCGATCACGCGCCGGTCGGGGCCGTTTTTCGGAATCGCCGGTTTACCGGTGAAATCATCAAGCCGAATGCTCCGGGGCGCGATCCCGTGATCACCCGAATCATCTGGCTGCGTGGCTTGGAAGCGGCCAACGCACATGCCTATAGCCGCTGCATTTATATTCACGGCACACCGGAGGAAAAAACTATCGGGCGCCCTGCCAGTTACGGCTGCATCCGAATGAAGTCGCGCGACGTCACCGCGCTCTATTCGCAGCTCCCGATCGGAGCGCTGGTCGAGATTGTCCCGGATCGGTTACCAGACGTTCCCAAGGCGCCGAAAGGCGCGGTCTTTGCGCTGGAGCAGCCCAAGGCTGAACCGAAGCCAACCGGCGAGGCCGAGACCCCGGTAGTGAAATCCGAGACCCCCGTAGTGAAGCCCGAGGTCCCCGTGGTGAAGACCGCTGCCCCTGCAAGGAAGGCCGATGCGCCTGCTCCCGCAAAGAAGCCTGCTCAAACCGTGCGCAAAAACGCGAAGCCGGAGGAGCCTCACTTCGGCCGGAGCGCCTAG
- the rpsT gene encoding 30S ribosomal protein S20 translates to MANTKSASKRARQTTVRSLRNRRVLTRLRKMQKGVSAPGSKPEAKDVQAMISAIDKAAKRGIIHKNAAKRRKARLSKSLAASRAA, encoded by the coding sequence ATGGCTAATACCAAATCCGCTTCGAAACGCGCCCGCCAGACAACCGTTCGCTCGCTCCGCAACCGGAGGGTCCTGACGCGCCTGCGCAAAATGCAGAAGGGCGTTTCGGCGCCTGGCTCGAAGCCGGAAGCCAAGGACGTACAGGCGATGATTTCAGCGATCGATAAAGCGGCGAAACGCGGCATCATTCATAAGAATGCGGCGAAGCGCCGAAAGGCTCGATTGAGTAAATCATTGGCCGCTTCGCGCGCTGCCTGA